The following coding sequences are from one Tissierellales bacterium window:
- a CDS encoding rod shape-determining protein, whose amino-acid sequence MGLFDIFTKDMGIDLGTANTLVYIKGKDIVIREPSVVAIQTNTKEVLAVGEEAKRMIGRTPGHIIAIRPLKDGVIADFNVTQSMLKYFIKKANQRSSIFRPRVVVCVPSGVTEVEKRAVEEATIHAGARDAYLIEEPMAAAIGADLPVQDPTGSMIIDIGGGTTEVAVISLGGIVTSRSIRVGGDELDEAIVNYIKKEYSLMIGERTAEEIKITIGTASMSEKESKMQIRGRDLISGLPKTIQITSKEIHGAMKEPISNIIEAIKFTLEKTPPELASDIMELGIMLTGGGALLEGIDKLIRKETGMPVQIAEQPLDCVAIGTGKALESIEILRKTLS is encoded by the coding sequence ATGGGATTGTTTGATATATTTACAAAAGACATGGGAATCGACTTAGGAACAGCAAATACACTAGTTTATATAAAAGGAAAAGATATAGTGATTAGAGAGCCTTCAGTAGTTGCAATTCAAACTAATACAAAAGAAGTACTTGCTGTAGGAGAAGAAGCAAAAAGGATGATTGGTAGAACTCCTGGACATATAATAGCAATAAGACCATTAAAAGATGGAGTTATTGCTGACTTTAACGTAACTCAAAGTATGCTTAAATATTTTATTAAAAAAGCAAATCAAAGAAGTTCTATTTTTAGGCCTAGAGTAGTAGTTTGTGTACCTAGTGGTGTAACAGAAGTAGAAAAAAGGGCAGTAGAAGAGGCAACAATTCATGCTGGTGCTAGAGATGCTTATTTAATAGAAGAACCTATGGCAGCTGCTATAGGAGCAGATTTACCTGTACAAGACCCAACTGGAAGTATGATTATCGATATTGGAGGAGGAACTACTGAAGTAGCTGTTATTTCATTAGGCGGTATAGTAACTAGTAGGTCTATTAGAGTAGGTGGCGATGAACTAGATGAAGCTATAGTTAATTATATTAAGAAAGAATACAGTCTTATGATAGGGGAAAGAACTGCAGAAGAAATTAAGATAACAATTGGTACAGCTAGTATGTCAGAAAAAGAATCTAAAATGCAAATTAGAGGTAGGGATTTAATTAGTGGACTACCAAAAACTATACAAATAACTTCTAAAGAGATTCACGGTGCAATGAAAGAACCAATATCAAATATAATTGAGGCTATAAAGTTTACTCTTGAAAAAACTCCACCAGAATTAGCTTCTGATATTATGGAATTAGGTATAATGTTAACTGGTGGTGGAGCACTTTTAGAAGGAATAGATAAATTAATTAGAAAAGAAACTGGAATGCCAGTACAAATAGCTGAGCAACCATTAGATTGTGTAGCTATAGGAACCGGAAAGGCTTTAGAAAGTATTGAAATATTAAGAAAAACTTTATCCTAA
- the mreC gene encoding rod shape-determining protein MreC, protein MNMSIFKKYKSRMVVTAVAIILIITMGMTNSGRKKMTKTENVFGNVFEPVEKFFYNTGQKFAGFFGSIGNIGKLKSENEELKKKIAALEDENRKYEDVIGKSDFLRMEAELFKNTKHDLISAQVIGKEPGNWFNRFKIDKGSNDGIKKDDIVVQGVERERNVYHEGVIGRVVEVGEDWAKVTSIVDESSNISFKITRTQDGGMLSGNVDGELNGYLFESKADVTKGDKLMTSGLGGGYIKDLYIGDVKEVIKKDDDLMERVIISPAVDFKKIYKVYIISNK, encoded by the coding sequence ATGAATATGTCCATTTTTAAAAAATATAAAAGTAGAATGGTAGTGACAGCAGTTGCTATCATTCTAATTATTACTATGGGTATGACTAACAGTGGGCGAAAAAAAATGACAAAAACGGAGAATGTTTTTGGAAATGTTTTTGAACCTGTAGAAAAATTCTTTTATAATACAGGGCAAAAATTTGCAGGCTTTTTTGGTTCCATAGGTAATATTGGAAAATTAAAGAGTGAAAATGAAGAGTTAAAAAAGAAGATTGCTGCTTTGGAAGACGAAAATAGAAAGTATGAAGATGTTATAGGAAAATCTGATTTTCTTAGGATGGAAGCAGAACTATTTAAAAATACAAAACATGATCTAATATCTGCTCAAGTAATAGGAAAAGAACCGGGAAATTGGTTTAATAGATTTAAGATTGACAAAGGAAGTAATGATGGAATTAAAAAAGATGATATAGTAGTCCAAGGTGTAGAACGAGAAAGAAATGTATATCATGAAGGAGTTATTGGTAGAGTGGTGGAAGTAGGGGAAGATTGGGCTAAAGTTACTTCCATAGTAGATGAAAGTAGTAATATATCTTTTAAGATAACTAGGACTCAAGATGGTGGAATGTTATCTGGTAATGTCGATGGGGAGTTAAATGGATATTTGTTTGAAAGCAAAGCAGATGTTACTAAAGGAGACAAGCTAATGACTTCAGGTTTAGGTGGAGGCTATATTAAAGATTTATACATTGGTGATGTAAAGGAAGTAATTAAAAAAGATGATGATTTAATGGAAAGAGTCATTATTTCACCAGCTGTTGATTTTAAGAAAATATATAAAGTTTATATAATATCTAATAAATAA
- the mreD gene encoding rod shape-determining protein MreD, with the protein MEILTILMIIIINFILQSTIFHHIAILGVVPNTALVIIVSLGLLKGEKAGGIAGLLIGFLQDIFFSVAIGANAFVYFFIGYCIGKTEQKVYKESLITPIIFTAISTVAYYLLYYVVMYFLSAKISFGFVVKNRGVVEIIYNGILAIPIYKLFLKMITVPSIKFRR; encoded by the coding sequence TTGGAAATTTTAACTATATTGATGATTATTATAATTAATTTCATATTGCAAAGCACTATTTTTCATCATATAGCCATATTAGGAGTAGTTCCAAATACTGCTTTAGTAATTATAGTTTCCTTAGGTTTATTAAAAGGGGAAAAAGCGGGTGGAATAGCTGGCCTCCTAATAGGCTTTCTACAAGATATTTTCTTTAGCGTGGCTATCGGTGCAAATGCATTTGTCTATTTTTTTATTGGATATTGTATTGGGAAAACTGAACAGAAAGTATATAAGGAAAGCTTGATTACACCTATTATTTTTACTGCTATATCTACTGTAGCTTATTATTTGCTCTATTATGTAGTTATGTACTTTTTATCTGCAAAAATATCTTTTGGTTTCGTCGTTAAGAACAGAGGTGTAGTAGAAATTATATATAATGGCATTTTAGCTATACCAATATATAAATTATTTTTAAAGATGATTACCGTTCCTTCCATAAAGTTTAGAAGGTAA